ATATGCTtttaaacaatataaaaatcTCCTGAAGAACCTTACTAATTGTAAAATTAAAGAACTCCAATATGATAATGGAGGTGAATACAAATCTCTTGATTTTGCTAATTTCATGGCACAAGGCATTTCACATCATTTTTCATGTCCTTATGTTCTTGAGCAAAATAGTTGTGCAGAGAGGAAGCATAGACATCTCATTGAAATGAGTTTGTCTATGCTATCTACTACGTCTATGTCTTTAATCTATTGGGATAAAGCTGTTATTACCtcaatatatttaattaatagatTACCTACTTCTGTTTTGGCAAATAAATCACCATATGAAGTTTTATTACATTAAAAACcagattataattttttaaaaattttttgttgttcTTGTTATCCATTGTTGCAACCTTATTCTAGCAATAAACTTGAATCTAGATCCCACAAATGTTTATTTTTAGGCTATGCCACAAATTATAAAGGCTACAAATATCTTGATTCTTCTGGCAGGATTTATGTATCTAGGCATGTGAAGTTTAGTAAAACTGAATTTCTATATCTTGAATTATTTcacaaatctttttctaaaaattctTCATAGGTTCCTGACAATAATGATCAGACATTAAGCACTATTTGTCCTTCCATGGTTCCTGTTTCATTATtactaaataatactaatacTACTACTTCTATTGATAATTGTGCTGTTAATTCTACTTCCCAAAATGACATTGTTACTACCAGTCATAATTCCAAAGCTTTTGATACTAACAATCATCAAAATTTTGATACTAACCTTAACAGTCAGCATTCTAATTCTTCCCCCTTAGCTTCTGATCATCCTATTCCATCTCTTGAGCAAAGTGAAATTCCACATACTAAATCACTTTAAATTAAAGAATCTCATAATTTCATCCTATGGCTACCAGGTTTAAAATTGGACATTCTAAACTAAAGACCTATACTGCTACTGTTAACAGTACTTCTCGTGCAGATTATATACCAAAAACTCCCAAGGTTGCTCTTAGTATTCTACATTGGTATAGAGCTATGATTGAAGAGTATAATGCTCTTATGAGAACAAACACTTGGGATTTAGTTTCCATACCACAGAATGCCAAAATCATTGGTTGCAGATGGGTTTACACTATCAAAAGGCTACCTGATGGGTCTATTCAAAAGTATAAAGCTAGGTTAGTTGCTCAAGGGTTTCATCAGCAAGAGGAATTTGATTTTGAACAAGTTTTTAGCCTAATTATCCGACCTACTACCATTAGACTAGTTTTAAGTATAGCTCTCTCTAGAAATTGGGTTATTAGACAATTTGATTTCAACAATgcttttttaaatgaaaatttacAGCATATTATTTACATGTCCTAACTTATTGGTTTTTAACAACAGAGTGATACTCATGTTTGTAGGTTGAACAAGTCCCTTTATAGCTTAAAGCAAGCCTCAAAGAAATGGTTTCTGAAGTTAAGTAAGACCTTGAATAAGTTTAGTTTTAAAAGTGCTAATTCTGATACCTCTTTATTTATTCGAAGAACAACAGATTCTTTGATTTATATCTTGTATTATGTTgatgatataattataattgaaaataattatACTCATATAAATTCTATGATTAAGCAACTTGATCAGATTTTCTCATTAAAAGATTTAGAAACTTTGAGTTATTTCTTGGATGTTGAAGTCCAACATACAAGTGATGGAGTCTTACATTTGTCTCGAACAAAATATAAAACAGATTTATTGTCCAAAGTAGGTATGGAAGAGGTTTCTCCTATGCCAACTCCAATGATTTTTTCTTTGCTGTATTCATATGCTGAAGCTTTTGAAGATCCAAAATTGTTTAGAACTATGATTGGTTCCTTGCAATATCTTACCATCACTCGACCGGATCTCTCCTTTACAGTTGTAAAATCAGTCAATTCATGCAtgctcctcttcttcctcactGGAAAGTTGCAAGGAAGATCCTCAGATACTTGTAAGAAATGAAGGAACTTGGCTTGGCTTTTCACAGATGAACTGACACAAGGCTTTATGTGTTTTCAGACTCAAACTGGGCTACTGACATTGAGGATAGAAGGTCAATATATGGGTTTTGTGTCTATTTTGGGACTAATTTAGTGTCTTGGTCATGTAGGAAGCAGTCTACTATAAGCAGGAGTTCTACAGAGGTAGAATTCAGGAGCTTGGCGTCTTGGGAAGCTAAATTGGTCTAGCTATGAAATCTTCTTCATGAACTATATGTCCCTCTGCCGACTCCTCCTACGATTCACTGTGATAACTTGAGCATAGTCCTCCTTATGCATAATCCAATCCTCCATGATAAGACGAAACATTTTCAACTTGAAGTTCAGCTCATTAGAGATAAGTTGAGGAACAATTCTCTACATATTGTGCACATTCCAAGTGTTGAGCAGATTGCAAATATCCTTACCAAGCCTTTATCTCATACTTCCTTTGAGAGATTAAGGATCAAACTGCGAGTTGCTCTTCGACCATACTCGAGTTTAAGGGGAGTGTAAAGGAGAGAAAAGATAAAGGTTCTAAATCTTTATTCATAAAAGAATTAGAAAAATAGTAGAGAAGTAGTTAGTTTGGTTTTATTTGGTGGTATATTCTGTTTTGAGTGAGTCTTGGTGTAGGACAGTTATATATATCTTTGtcttgtgtatatatataagcTACTGCTGTAACTTAAGTGAGTTAGTGTATTCATTAtctattcttttaatttttagcTTCTGCCCtctatttttctcttctttgacttttctttctttctttggtGTTCTGCTCTCtctcattcaaaattcacaattctAAAACTTCTTTAAATTTCAATATATCCCTTTCAATTTCAGTGAACATTTTTATTTGGTTtgaattctttttcttatttatctCATTTGTCCACATTATGGTCTCATCACGAAATCCAAAACGAGAGTTTTTTACATCTTTAATCACTAAATGACAACTACAATAATTTAGGAGGtatttataacctcttattaggttaaaataaacaaaatcttaagtccataaacataaaattcaatttattagctaaataaacaaaattaaaatacatcaacctaaaataaacattctaaaaatataaactaataacttctaaataatatttgaacttttcatattataaatatttaaaatacatatcacttttaaatattattgactaattactgataaaaaacaataaattctaCTGAGTCTCTTATATTTTCCGTAAATATAAACTGATGAGTTAGTTCTTTTACAATCCTCAACTACAATATACAGAAACACAATATGTAGAGAGAAGACCATATACAAAGTACGCttggaaaaaaaatattctattttgtGCCTTGAAAAAAGGGAAGTTCTATGGTGTGGATGGGAAAAAAAATCCACACCTGTGGATATTATGTGGCAAGCTTCTTAGATGAACACGTTTTGGTTGGCCATAGTGACAAGTTCAGCTGATGGGACACTAGGTCAGGGAGAAGCAGCGGTTTTGCAGTTGTACTGCACACTGTAGAAAAGTTAATAAGTCTAATTAGATGGTAATTATTTTTGGCATCTTGGGGCTATTGGgcaagtttaatttttttttctgtgtATGTGGCCATGAGTGGATTTTGGGCTTGGGtcacattttttttatgcaaGTGTGCAGAACAAGTTTTCTTGTGGTTAAAAATTAGACAAAGATAACATTAAAAAGGAAATAGGCTACAAGTTTTTTTGGACTTGTGTGGGTTAACCGGTTTTTTAGTTTCCAAAGAATGTGGCTAAGCTTATGTAACTTCCTAAAATCTTTTCGGGCTGGTGATCTGTGAAAAACCGTCCAATTATAAATCATTAAGAATAGCCGAACCGAACTGGCTTCTCGGACCGGATCTAAACTGGACGGTTCACAGAAGACGACGTCGTTTCGTTACTTGAAAGGGGGAAAAGGTATTGCACACGTTATCCCCCCTCCAAATCTTTCCTGTAGAAAATAGCTACTTCCCCTAGCCTCCGCCGCAGAAAGAAAACCCTAGCCTCCACCATCACTTATCGCCGTCTGTGGGAGTGGTACCCTGCACCCGCCGTTCGTCGCACCTAAGGAATTCCGCTGTGGTGCTCCCGTTCCTATCCCTGTCTCCTCCGCGTCCGCTGCACGCCTGTTCGATTTCTCTGTGCTAGGCTGCTCGCGCCTCCATTCGCTAGTGAGTGGTCTAGCTCTGCATGGTGGTTGTTGCCCGCCGTCCGTGCCTGTGGTTGTTGATTCTGTCTCCCAGTGTCACCCGAGTGTCGTCGCAGTTACTGGCTTCTCGTGGTTCGGCTTTGTCGTCGCCGGCGGGAGAAGGAACTCGTGGGGACTCTTGATTGGAAACTAAAAAACCGGTTAACCCAGACAAGTTCAAAAAAACTTTTAGCCCATTTCCTTTTTAATGTTATATTTGTCTAATTTTTAACCACAAGAAAATTTGTTCTGCACACTTGCCTAAAAAAAATGTGACCCAAGCCCAAAATTCACTCATGGCCACAtacacagaaaaaaaaaattaaacttgcCCAATAGCCCCAAGATGCCAAAAATAATTACCATCTAATTAGACTTATTAACTTTTCTACAGTATGCAGTACAACTGCAAAACCGCTGCTTCTCCCTAACCTAGTGTTCCATCAGCTGAACTTGTCATTATGGCCAACCAAAACGTATTCATCTAAGAAGCCTGTCACATAATATCCACAGGTGTGGATTTTTTTTCCCATCAACACCATAGAACTTTccttaaaaaaattgaagaaaagaTAGATGTCATTCTCTtctctaaaatttataataCTCACTCTTCACCGTACTTAATTCTCAATTTTTGGTGTCGTGAATCTACAACAAAGTTTTTCATTTTCCTCTCCTtatcctcttctttcttcttcttaagGCGGTATTGTTGGAAATAGACCAGTTTTCAAATttcatattatataaattttcattattttatggAACTCAATTGAGAGTAATAGTGTTGGCAAGTCATTAGTAGATATTGTGGTATGAATTTTGTGTAGTTTGATGTTATTTTATTGTGTACAAGGGTTGGTTTTTGGTTTAAGTTTGTTCTGAAAGCTGCTTGAGGTTGCACGGCCTCTGGAAATTTACACGGTCTGTGAACTTTCCAAATAGTTAGTTGCTGACAGGATTGGCTATTAGATCAACAAACTATTCTGGATTCTCATATATTATGATGAAGTCTAGTACATTATTTacaaaattgatttatttttcattccaTACTATACAAGTTATATATGCCTATGAATGTGCTTGGAAGTTGGATGTATTCCCAGATATGATTGCATCTTGAACCAACCCTGCAAGTTTCCAGGATATGCATGAATCTTGTTAAATAGAAACCTGTCAATCATGACACAGAACCTCCATGAAGGTGGGAAGAagagatgaacaccaagaaagaaaacagagagCAAATCTAAGTGCTAGTGAGCGAATCTGAAATCTTTATTCATCTTGTCTTAGTCTATACGCTGAAACTAGCTAGCTAGAGTCAGTGCTAACTTCTATCATAACTGACCTGAACTACTTGTTATTAACTTAATAGCAGAATGCAGCTAGTTTTAGTATGCACAAGCTATAACCTAGATATACTACACCAGGCTGTATCATATACACTGAGCTATCACAAATATAGCATTGCATCGTTACATCATATGTTTTTTACATGAGTTGATAACAGTTGGCACATGAATCCAATAGGTGATGTTTTGATCCAGAATGCAAACACATGGAACCAATTTTCATAACAGGAACACTTAAGTAAGTTTTCAAGTTCCACGAACGGAGCGAACTCGATCTTGAATCAATTTCCTCTCCCAGTCTGCTATATCTTCAAATGCATGATCTGGAAGAGACTCAAATGGCTCCTTCCATGGATCATTCTTGGCCAAATCATAGGTAGCTCCTCGTATTGCTCTTTTATTAGGTCCACATGGTCTCTTTGAAGTTAACAACTCATATGCGGTATTTAGCTGTCACAAGAAAGATAACAcattcttttcttgaaaattaaGACTTCTTAAGAAACTGTGAACTAATCTGTCATACAGATTAAAAATACCGTTTTTCCATAACATGAGCTAAACCTCATATCTAGCAAGAAAATTAGTGCAACCATAACATTACacttaaaaatatcaaatttgaTAATCATTTCTTGAATCAAAGATAGGTGGAAGTTTAGAACTCACATTCATGTCATAGAACCAGAACAAATAAGCTATTGCCACCCCTGGTGCTCTCCCAAGTCCAGCAGTACAATGCACATAAACTTTTCCTTTTCCCTCTGAGATTGCCCATTCCAATGATGAGACTGCTTTAGGTAGAACATTTCGCAAGGAGTTTGGATCAAAGTCTATTGCCTAATAGAATAGatttataaaatatatcaaGCTGTGAATTATAATCCAGTCTCAGAGAAGCAGGCAAAGCATTTAACAAACTCACAACTCTTTCAGAAAAAGGTTTTCTAACACATTTAAAGCACAATGTCAATTGCACCAAAAGTATATGGATCCTTGAGTTAGCCATACATTATTAACCAGATAGGAAAAATTAAAATCTGTATCTCATGACAATGCCATTAAGCAAGATAAGTTGGCATTGTTGTATATACTTTCATAAAATTCAGAGCGGGTATTATTTTCTCAACAAAATTGACTGAAATGCAGGCTTGTAGCTTTCTTACTTACCGGCCTCCTCATATGTCGAACATCGAGTTCATGACACCTCCTTGTTATCGACTTCAAGTCTATTCCCCAATATTCTACATCCTTATCCTGCTGCAAGTTCAGAATGTATGTCACACCCTCTTCCTTCTTGAGGTGATCGATGTCTTCAGGTTTCTGTGGTTGGGATCCCACAATGAGATTGTCAGTTATAAGTGTGTAATTCATACCTGAAATAAATCGATCACAGATTGCATCAGCAGCAGCAATCATATTACTGATGCTATGCATTTTATATAATAGACACAAATTAATACAGCAGTAACTGTTCCTTCTAGCACCTTATACAAAATGCAAGTAATTAACAAAGGAAACCCATCATTATATCAAACAGTTGGCATTCATAACTAACAAATAGGGAAAAAAAGAGGAAACTAACCCAGATCGTGGTGATACTCATAAGGATTTCTCATCATTCTCTTCATAGCAATATTGTAATCTTCCATTCTGTCCTTGGATTTAGAGGCAGTGGTATTGCTGGTGGAGGGTTTGTGCTTCTCATCAATGCCATTTTCTGATAGCTTCTTGCAGCATATCCGAGTGAATCTAAGAGAGTAGTTAGGAACCACAAAAGTGCATGGCGATTTGTACCTCCTAAGTACTTGTGTGTTCAACAAAGGAGATCCTGGTACTGAAGGAAGcatttccatcatcttcttcttctagtTGGTTTTTGTTTCTaagcgagattatatatatgtCATATAATTGATGAAGCTTTATTTACCGAAATACCCTCCAATATATGAGGTGGCTGATGCTGTAGCAAACTAGCAATGACACCAATAAAATGGATCCTCCCAAATAACTACCAGTGTTGGTCAGTCCATAAAGCTTGGTTTGTTTTATGGGTTGGGTCATGCTTACTCTTTCTGGGTATATATTAAAAAGCCTGTCCATGaccaaaaacaagaaaagaaaagcctGTCGAAGAAAAAAGAAGGGATGGGGCATCTATAGATTACTAGACTGCCATATCTGTTGGGTACATATGTAATTAGCAACTTTGGTTGGGTTGTAGTTAAATAATAGGAAGTAATGGGCAATGGTAGATGCTTGAGTAGTATGAAagtgaaaaattgaaaattctAAACCTGAATTTGGTAGCAGCGGATTAGGGGGCTACCGATAATATTCTACGGTTAATTAGAGGTATGCTTGGTTTGTTATTATCTGGAATTTGACATGCATTGTCGTATTGTTGCACTTATTTTCTCTTCGTATGACCTTTGTGTAATGAAGCAAGATATTTTCAaccgaaaataaaaaaatcctttCGGttaccaaaaaagaaaaatgtaaaGAAAAAGGCGACTAAATGTATGAATTCTCTAGTCAGTAACAAACGTATGTATGAACATAAAAAAAAGGGATGTCTTCTGTTTAGGGTTGAATGTGCAGTCAATTTGTTGGATCAGATCCAAATAATTGTAATACTTACTCACTTGCAACAAAGATTGTCTAGTTGACTTTCCCTCATGGGTCAATTATATGGCACTAGCTAGCCACATGTTGTATACAGACTCCTCGATCTACTCTAGTACTCTTGATGAATCATATCATTTATATAATGTATAAGGTACTAGTTGTACAACAAATTGAATCTCCATATACAGTCTCTATTGTTTGAAGTTACTCACCCTCCAGGCATCCTATGTCATTTCACATTTACACAACTAAAAGTGGTTTTTGGACACAACctaattcaaatataaaaaatagagttATAATATTGAAATTTCAAATAAGTATTTCTATGAATTATATCTTCCGTTTATTTATGAAGTGAAATAAATAAACGTTGGGTCTTTTGATAATAAATACTGATATGCAGCTCATAAATTTTGGATAAGAATTCATGAATGTAATTCACAAACATACAACAATCTATGGTAGAGAATAAGGCTTCCCTTGACCCACATGAATGACATGCCATTGACTGCTTGTGGGTGACAGCTGAATTGAACAAGAATCTATCAACTCTACCTTAGCGTGTGCActctaatta
This sequence is a window from Arachis stenosperma cultivar V10309 chromosome 10, arast.V10309.gnm1.PFL2, whole genome shotgun sequence. Protein-coding genes within it:
- the LOC130956025 gene encoding phosphoglucan phosphatase LSF2, chloroplastic, with the translated sequence MEMLPSVPGSPLLNTQVLRRYKSPCTFVVPNYSLRFTRICCKKLSENGIDEKHKPSTSNTTASKSKDRMEDYNIAMKRMMRNPYEYHHDLGMNYTLITDNLIVGSQPQKPEDIDHLKKEEGVTYILNLQQDKDVEYWGIDLKSITRRCHELDVRHMRRPAIDFDPNSLRNVLPKAVSSLEWAISEGKGKVYVHCTAGLGRAPGVAIAYLFWFYDMNLNTAYELLTSKRPCGPNKRAIRGATYDLAKNDPWKEPFESLPDHAFEDIADWERKLIQDRVRSVRGT